The genomic window TGGAAGACAGATCATCAAAGCCCGTTCACGAGGAGCCCATGTAATTACTGCAGACCCTCGATTCACCCCGACTGCCGTACAGTCTGATCTGTTTATCCAATTTTATAGTGGCTCTGATGTTCTCCTCCTCAATAGTATCATGGGGGAGATCATCAGGAACAATTGGCATGATGAATCGTTCATAACTGAACGAACAAGTCACTTTGAAGCAGTAAAAAAAGTCGTCCTGCAGAGAAGATATAATCCCGAAATTGCAGGGGATCTTTGTGGTGTATCTCCTGATCTGATTAGAAAAACAGCTGAATGGATTGGTAAGGCAGATAAGTGTACCATCTTATATGCGATGGGTATTACTCAGCAGACAACCGGTATTGATAATGTAAAATCTATTGCCAACCTGATGATGCTCACCGGAAATATCGGTCGTCCGGGAACCGGGGTCAATGCACTTCGTGGTCAGAATAATGTGCAGGGAGCGTGTGATGTTGGATGTCTTCCGAATTTATTTCCAGGATACAAACCGGTTACTGACGGGACTGCACATAGGAAACTTTCAAAATTATGGGGATTTCCTGACGGGATCTGTGAGCCTCATGAAGGATACGATATCAATATCATGTTTGAACATCTTCGTTCAGCATCTCCCGATATCAAGGCCATGTATCTTATCGGAGAAAATCCGGTTGTCTCTGAACCGAACCCTGCAATAATAATTGATGGATTAAAAAAATTAGACTTCCTTGTCGTTCAGGATATTTTCTTCACAGAAACCTGTCAATATGCTGATGTTGTTCTTCCAGCAGCCTGTTTTGCAGAGAAGGATGGAACACAGACAAATACCGAACGCAGGGTTCAACGGATCAGAAAAGCGGTTGATCCTCCTGGTGAGTCAAAATCTGATTATGAGATTATTACCGCCCTGGCCAGTAAAATGGGGTATGGTGAACAGTTCAAGTACACCAGTGTTAAAGATATCTTTGAGGAGATGTGCTCTGTTATTCCCCAATACCAGGGGATGACCTGGGATAAGATTGACAAACCTGGCGGTGTATGCTGGCCGTGTGAAGAGCTTGATCAACCAGGAACTCCGATTTTATATTCAGAGCACTTTGCACACCCTGATGGAAAAGGTGTATTCTATCCTGTGGAATGGAAAGAACCTTCAGATCTTCCAGATAAAAATTTCCCGTTCAGACTTACCACGGGAAGACTCATCTGGCATATGCAATCAGGAACCATGACCCGGAGATGCAAAAATCTGAATGATGAAGTTCATGAAGGATATTTAGAGATAAATCCAGAAGATGCCAAAAGACTAAAAATCCGAAATGAGGACCTCATTACAGTATCATTCAGAAAGGGTTCTCTGGTTTGTAAAGCACGGGTAATTCAGGATATTAAAGTTGGGACTGCATTTATCCCTCTTCATTTTATCGAGAGGGTAACAGCAAACCTGGCCTTGAACTCCTCTGAACCGTTACCATATATCTCAGAATACAAAGTGGCAGCAATCTCTATCAAAAAGTTCCAGGTAGAAAAGAGATGATCCGGAAAGGAGAGATATTCTATGCCTGGTCCACAGATCCGGAGCTGAGGGATAAAGGGAGTTCCGGGGGATTTATTTCAGGCTTACTGACCCATCTTCTTTCTACCGGTATTGTCGACGCAGTTTCTGTCACAAAAAAAGGTGCAGATATTTACGATGCATCTATGGTGATCCTCACCGATCCAGCAGAAATTGCTCAGTGCTCAGGATCACTTTATTGTGGAACTCTATCTTCTGCAAAATATCTCTATAGGTATACCCAGAGCAATCCTGGTCAGCGTATCGCAGCTGTTGTGAAAGGGTGTGAAGCAAAGGCTATCATAGAACTGGCTAAACGAAACAGGGTAAACCTAAATGACATTCTCCTCATTGGTTTAACCTGTAGCGGAACAATAAACCCAATTACTGCACGAAAGATGATTGTTGACAGATACGGGATTGATCCCGATATTGTCGAAAATATATATTTTTCACACGGTAAGTGTCAGGTTGAAACGTCAGATACAATCTTTTCACTCCCGATAGAAGACCTTGAACAAGATGGTTATGGACGCAGATTATGCTGTCAACGCTGCCAGACCAGAATTCCCAGGCAATGCGATCTGGTTTGCGGAGATTGGGGTGTAATCGGAGAGTACTCGGGAAATACTA from Methanospirillum lacunae includes these protein-coding regions:
- the fdhF gene encoding formate dehydrogenase subunit alpha; its protein translation is MTFTQITTTCPYCSTGCSLNLMVENGKVIGTAPYYRSPVNEGRLCQKGTYCHQFISNPDRLKKPLLRKGDIFYETDWDAALDFIAKKLSSYKPDELALLTSARCSNEDNYLAMKFARGVLKTRHIDHCARLCHSATMVGLFLAFGCNAMTNSIPDISESDCILCLGSNTLEQHPLVGRQIIKARSRGAHVITADPRFTPTAVQSDLFIQFYSGSDVLLLNSIMGEIIRNNWHDESFITERTSHFEAVKKVVLQRRYNPEIAGDLCGVSPDLIRKTAEWIGKADKCTILYAMGITQQTTGIDNVKSIANLMMLTGNIGRPGTGVNALRGQNNVQGACDVGCLPNLFPGYKPVTDGTAHRKLSKLWGFPDGICEPHEGYDINIMFEHLRSASPDIKAMYLIGENPVVSEPNPAIIIDGLKKLDFLVVQDIFFTETCQYADVVLPAACFAEKDGTQTNTERRVQRIRKAVDPPGESKSDYEIITALASKMGYGEQFKYTSVKDIFEEMCSVIPQYQGMTWDKIDKPGGVCWPCEELDQPGTPILYSEHFAHPDGKGVFYPVEWKEPSDLPDKNFPFRLTTGRLIWHMQSGTMTRRCKNLNDEVHEGYLEINPEDAKRLKIRNEDLITVSFRKGSLVCKARVIQDIKVGTAFIPLHFIERVTANLALNSSEPLPYISEYKVAAISIKKFQVEKR
- a CDS encoding Coenzyme F420 hydrogenase/dehydrogenase, beta subunit C-terminal domain; its protein translation is MIRKGEIFYAWSTDPELRDKGSSGGFISGLLTHLLSTGIVDAVSVTKKGADIYDASMVILTDPAEIAQCSGSLYCGTLSSAKYLYRYTQSNPGQRIAAVVKGCEAKAIIELAKRNRVNLNDILLIGLTCSGTINPITARKMIVDRYGIDPDIVENIYFSHGKCQVETSDTIFSLPIEDLEQDGYGRRLCCQRCQTRIPRQCDLVCGDWGVIGEYSGNTTCIEVCSKKGAITLESAINDHAIVVEAADPQGVEIRSRVEEAMQKLSLENGKEQFSNIPPGDQLLKSMMLDMSRCIKCYQCTEACPLCVCEDCRTKKPWLVKPGQVPPPFMFHLIRASHIADSCINCGQCEERCPMEIPNSLYMHALQSELEQMFGYKAGELPGMPVVAKVNEWEEWEHNYGNTFEKVIEVFRDQGEY